From a single Candidatus Methylacidiphilales bacterium genomic region:
- a CDS encoding ATP synthase F0 subunit C, protein MLPMFAEISGNFHFALAAVGAAIGVGLIGAKAAEAVGRNPGAATPVLVQSIIAMALAEGVLFITIFLGGK, encoded by the coding sequence ATGCTCCCCATGTTCGCTGAAATCTCCGGTAACTTCCACTTTGCCCTCGCTGCCGTTGGCGCCGCCATTGGTGTTGGACTCATCGGGGCCAAGGCCGCCGAGGCCGTCGGCCGCAATCCTGGCGCCGCCACTCCGGTTCTCGTCCAGTCCATCATCGCCATGGCGCTCGCTGAAGGGGTGCTTTTCATCACCATCTTCCTCGGCGGCAAATAA